In the genome of Stomoxys calcitrans chromosome 4, idStoCalc2.1, whole genome shotgun sequence, the window GAGATACAAAAACGTGTTTTagtatagaaacaaaaacatttgatttctattaaatttcgctcgcaaacaaatgaaaatttcagtCGCAAAGGGTTGGTTTtctttctgctttcggaatagtcgcggaaatCTAATTGTTCCgtgagcggaatttgacagttatgttttgtttttattttcataccaaaagaccGTTtgggttttattatttttttaaaatacccAACTTTACATatgattgttgttgtaaccacttttgtatgtggaggtggccATCCTCGTCATGCTTCATATGTGGGGAAGCTCGTTCAGGTCCAAAGGACTGATCTCCGCGGGAACCttatggtcattggttatttaaattcgccttttcatatcaagtatcattggcactcagcgTTTAAACAGGAGTCGGTGATTTTCCGCTTCTGCAGTTGCAGCTGCTCcaaattccactatccgcaacctgtggaggcacccggtagctcccagctgagctactcgtaatgacgatgaacactacacaaatcacactacatgttcttgtcttattACATGTCAAATGTTGCTATTGTTGTACTATTGTTGTACACATTATGtgatacaaataaaaataacacaTGAAAATCATACTTCAAAATAGCACTAttgttttttcgattagagTGTTGCTCTATTCCTttagacaaaaacataaagaaacctgctgtttttgttgtaagtTGAAtaaaagcaaccccaaattaaattgatttcacaactttaacaatttgtaACCATAAAAAATCAGCATTTGCTCACATTTTGAGGTTATGTCATTTAAAAATAACATActagtgtgatagcaaaaatgatgaatcgtatgttaATTGGCAAATTTGACACACTTATTGAAATACCAATGATACATGAGacaagtgacatgtcataagacaagaataTATAGTGCGTTAGAGCCTTCACATatttctttgtaaacggtaATTGGTAGATCCCATacatcgaaaaaaatcaaatgattttgatttttcatgaatatgtgtacatgtgaagcatacacctttgttttcaccaatactattaaaATGACTATGTACACATGCCATCTAAACGGGCAattatttgttattgttgtagcagtttattgtgttctatctttcgtctgtttgattctgttgagtgtcaagacccaggaactctgcgactaagatggggtgtgccacagggatctgggtctgagtcgtgtgggtctggccgggcagctAAACAGgtaacgtgtatcgtgcggtccctggttacattacgggacatacatcttgcacgtcggcatcaatcctagctctgtgggaattgaggcggctgcatctgccggaacgtaactgagccagaaccactctggtttgccgggggaggtcgatttcttcgggtgcaatgggtggcggtcatTCTCCAAGGCAATTATTTCAGTCCCATTCAGTGCAAGTCACATGTTCTATGATAGATTTGCAGTGCAAAGTAGTACTGGAAAGATATCGATATTATGCGGTAACAGATAATAATAACCAATTAAAGCCTAGTActaggattcactgaataaggttaagccaagcggtCAGccgacataaattttttttaatttttggcagaagTTGGCATTTAGGATGtaaacttgttctcttttaacATTCTTTCTTCGTTTACGTTTCCTCCCATTTGATGACATTTCCAATCGGCAGTTTTGATAcctttaatgatgttcatgaggcctatccactttatgtttgcgcaagtgacctaaccttccattagtgaatcctgaacaCTACCAAAGAAACAGTTTTCAACTGATTGCGTGAGACCACGTTGTGTCTTTACCTTCCAATTCTACCCACTGTTCTGTTTCACTTGCCAAAGTGGAGTATGTTCAGTTTGGCTTACCAAGGTTCATTTTTGCTATCAGCTGTGTTTATAGTAAATAAAATGTTAGTTAAGTACATAGAATAACGAAATTTGAAAGGGCAAAATgtctaaaataattttcaacgcAATTAGAAACTCACGTAATATAAACAAATTGGCTTATGGGTAATATgcacatttttaatttattctctGAGAATTGTTATTTATTGCTCAATAACCAATAGAAATGTTATCCAACAAAGGAGTTTAATGCAGAATGTTGGGATCCTGATGGGAGCACAAGGCAATGGCAAACTTTTGAAAACTAGCAACACGGTTTTTCGGCATATGTTTCCTCAACAACAGCGGACAATGTTCATACAGACACAGGACACACCGAATCCAGATAGTTTAAAATTTCTTCCTGGCATTGAGGTTCTAGGCAAAGGAAACACTTATGATTTCCCGGCAGTATCGGCAGCTTATTGCAGTCCATTGGGTATTTGTCAAATTAATATAATATGCACATGTATAAAAACGCAATTATGAACCTTTATATTATTCCAGCTAAACTTTTATTTCGTATAGAGGGTGTGCGATCTGTGTTCTTTGGTAGTGATTTTATAACCATTTCCAAAGAAGAGGAAGCTGAGTGGGGTATTATAAAACCTGAGGTGTTTGCTGTTATCATGGACTTTTTTTCCAGTGGCTTACCCATATTGAATGAGGCAAAACCAAATACCGACACACAAAttaacgatgatgatgatgacacaGTTATGATGATCAAAGAGCTGTTGGATAGTCGAATTAGACCAACGGTCCAAGAAGACGGTGGAGATATAATATTCATGGGCTTCGAGAATGGCATTGTGAAATTAAAAATGCAAGGTTCTTGTTCTTCATGTCCAAGCTCGATTGTCACTCTCAAAAATGGAGTCGAAAATATGTTACAATTTTATATACCAGAAGTACAAGGTGTGGAACAAGTTTTCGACGCTGTGGATAAAATAGTTGACAAGGAATTTGAAAAGTTGGAACAGAACATTAAATTAAAGGAGAAAGGTGGTGACACAGCCGAAGCAAAATAAATCAATGTACTTGGAGACACTAGCTGTTATGCGACAGAAACTTTGTGAAAACCTAAAATTTACTGAGCTTCgaataataaaatgttaaagATTAGTTTAATTCATTATTACAACATTGTGTTTGCCAATTGAGTATTTATTACAGACAATTTGAAATAATATAACTCAAAAATAGGTACTCcgtttattgaaatatttcccAAGGAGGATAACAAAATTATTTCCTATTGTTTATGACATGGGACATATGATTAGTGataccaacaaaaaaaagtcgtgaaattttgtgtaaaaaaagcaCTAACTTcgtgttttgaaaatttttgcaagtagGTTTATAATTTCAAGGAAAAAATTGCTTTTGTAGCTTAGCGTTTGGATTATTCCTGGAATAAGTAAAAAACCATGAAAATCACGATGAGTGAAcgaattgaaaaaatataatgGCACTTCGCCATCGAATGATTGTATCTTAATCGTCCAGCTGTTGATTTTATTGACCCGTAAGAACGCCGAGGTTTAAATCACGGGTGGAACACAAGGAAACATGCTCAGTGAAAGTTTTGCCCCCGTTAATACcgccgacatttgtgaagtattcAGCTATATGAGACTTTTTTTGTAGAGGTGTCTTAAGCAGAGCTTCGTTTGGACTCGTCGAAAGTGGTCGTTGATCATTGGGTAAAACTTTAATCTTACCCAATGATTTgagtatttgaaagaaatatGCTCCCCGTGACAGAAAGCGACACCAAAAAACTCgaacttacaaaaaaaaaaaacgataacaAGCATTAACTAGAAATGCAAAACACGTCCACCTAGTGCCTTTTTTTCGTTTGGCACCAGATGTTACCTTTTCGGGtttttagtaacctaaaaagtaccaaatctATTGCGAAAAACACTAAGTTGGCATCCCTGTATAtgataattaaataattaaccTTATTAAGAAAGTCCTAGCATTTTTGACTTTAACTGTCGAAGATTCAAGTTCGCATTTTGTCCGTATTATACAAAAAGTCGAGATGATTTTTATTAgggtaggttgaaaagagtgtgcggatattaattcgccccatcgcactaaatactaaaaagtcgacttcaaaaagaaaatctgagttaggaattccgtgctgcctacaaaatccttaattgtttttcatatcaCGCTCTTACCAtggttcatatctgatattgtgCCCCACCTAAGTAGGCTtgtctgttggccgcgaaagccgggcgatGACAGACAAGTGTGTTCAAGGTTTCACTTTTCCCCTCTAATCAATTATTATCACGGAAACACAAAGTCCAAATCATTACTTGTTGTAAGCtacttttttggttttatcTTAGAAATCTCATGATAAAAATTTAGGatattttgaaacttttttaaCGTGATAATAAGCATTCGATTTTAGGGGATAAGTGAAACCTAAAGCACACCCgaggaaatgcttcaatgtctcATCATACTCCCCTCATGCCCCACACTTGTTatgacttgccgcaccaattttccataagtgagctcgcagtcctgTGTCTTCTTATGGTACCCAAAGCTGTACTGAccaccttcttgcttcctttcagttatagcctcgtcttctcacgatccggatcttcccataggattttcgccgtcctaacaACCATTTCGGACGCAGTCCCTAACTCgggctgcgtcgacccgaaaggcttcgggttaaccaagtttattgactgcagtcctctggtcttcactgccaaatcgtttgcttttTTCATTCCTCCCtaatccgctatggcccggcacccaaacgatgcggatcgtgccatcctcaaagaagtcattaatctccttcttacacaccaagactgttcgtgatcttaccatcctggttgttattgccctgatggctagTTTACTGCCCTtatagatgttcacactcgacgtcctcgcgtgaaaACCACACCACCCCACGCGTTCCATGATCGCTCGGTTCTCTGCCTGCAAGATCCTGGCACGGTATAGCTGTGAGCCCCACACAGGCGGGAACTTTGAGATCCGATCTGTGCAGTGTTCATCGCTAGAAGCTTACAATCAGCGGTACCGAGCGGGGAGTCTCAGTGAGCAGCCGGTCGGCACCGACTTTTGCGTAAATACTGAGTTCCTATGATGCTtcatacgacaaggcgagtttcagg includes:
- the LOC106080841 gene encoding NFU1 iron-sulfur cluster scaffold homolog, mitochondrial — its product is MSKIIFNAIRNSRNINKLAYGNVIQQRSLMQNVGILMGAQGNGKLLKTSNTVFRHMFPQQQRTMFIQTQDTPNPDSLKFLPGIEVLGKGNTYDFPAVSAAYCSPLAKLLFRIEGVRSVFFGSDFITISKEEEAEWGIIKPEVFAVIMDFFSSGLPILNEAKPNTDTQINDDDDDTVMMIKELLDSRIRPTVQEDGGDIIFMGFENGIVKLKMQGSCSSCPSSIVTLKNGVENMLQFYIPEVQGVEQVFDAVDKIVDKEFEKLEQNIKLKEKGGDTAEAK